A genome region from Arachis duranensis cultivar V14167 chromosome 8, aradu.V14167.gnm2.J7QH, whole genome shotgun sequence includes the following:
- the LOC107463512 gene encoding pre-mRNA-splicing factor ATP-dependent RNA helicase DEAH10 isoform X2, with the protein MTDGLLLREALLDPYLSKYSVIIVDEAHERTVHTDILLALLKNVQSARSRSVADDQGINFGKKNVNVGMSLEKEYGGQSSSFLKKDNHDKYAPLKLIIMSASLDARTFSEYFGSAKSVHIQGRQFPVDIFYTLHPEEDYLDASLITIFQIHSKEGPGDILVFLTGQEEIESVEKLINDRLTQFPEGSQKLQVVPIFAALPSEQQLRVFAPAPSGFRKVILATNIAETSVTIPGVKYVIDPGFVKARSYDPGKDMESLIIVPTSKSQALQRSGRAGREGPGKCFRLYPESEFEKLEDSTKPEIKRCNLSNVILQLKALGVDDILGFDFIEKPSRTAIIKSLEQLFSLGALTDDCQLSDPVGHQMARLPLDPVYSKALILASQYNCLEEMLITVAMLSVESIFYAPREKQVEARTAIKCFSSPEGDHITLINVYRASNDFLEKRSIEMGKAKFEKAFRKWCKDNFISSRSLRHARDIHRQIRVHAEQMGLNLASCGDDMLQYRRCLAASFFLNAAVKQPEGTYRALASGLVVQIHPSSVLFRQKPECIIFNELVQTNSKYVRNVSRIDYLWLTELAPQYYAVKN; encoded by the exons ATGACAGATGGATTGCTTCTAAG GGAAGCATTGTTGGATCCATATCTTTCCAAGTATTCTGTTATAATTGTTGATGAAGCACATGAGAGAACTGTCCACACTGATATCTTGCTGGCCTTGCTAAAAAATGTACAATCTGCTCGGTCAAGATCTGTTGCTGATGATCAGGGCATTAACTTTGGAAAAAAGAATGTGAATGTTGGCATGTCACTGGAGAAAGAATACGGTGGTCAGAGCAGCAGTTTTCTTAAAAAGGATAACCACGACAAGTATGCTCCATTGAAGCTAATAATTATGTCTGCTAGTCTTGATGCTCGCACTTTCTCCGAATATTTTGGCAGTGCCAAATCTGTTCATATCCAAGGGAGACAATTTCCTGTGGATATATTTTACACATTGCATCCAGAAGAAGACTATTTAGATGCTTCCTTGATAACAATATTCCAG ATTCATTCAAAGGAGGGCCCTGGTGATATACTAGTATTTCTTACTGGTCAAGAAGAGATTGAATCAGTTGAAAAGCTTATCAATGACAGACTCACTCAGTTTCCTGAAGGGAGTCAGAAGCTTCAAGTTGTGCCTATATTTGCAGCTCTTCCATCTGAGCAGCAGTTGCGGGTCTTTGCACCAGCTCCGTCTGGGTTTCGCAAG GTGATATTGGCAACTAATATTGCTGAGACATCAGTAACAATTCCTGGAGTAAAGTATGTAATAGATCCTGGCTTTGTCAAAGCACGTTCTTATGATCCTGGAAAAGACATGGAATCTTTGATTATAGTACCTACATCCAAATCCCAGGCACTGCAAAGAAG TGGCCGTGCAGGGCGTGAAGGACCTGGAAAATGCTTTCGTCTATATCCAGAAAGTGAATTTGAGAAGCTTGAGGATTCGACAAAGCCAGAGATTAAGCGGTGCAACCTATCTAATGTGATTTTGCAGCTTAAGGCCTTGGGTGTTGATGACATATTAGGGTTTGATTTTATTGAGAAACCTTCACG GACAGCGATTATCAAATCATTGGAACAGCTATTTTCACTAGGTGCTCTAACAGATGACTGTCAGCTCTCTGATCCTGTTGGGCATCAAATGGCTCGGCTGCCGTTGGACCCTGTTTATTCCAAAGCTCTTATCTTAGCTAGTCAGTATAACTGCTTAGAGGAGATGTTGATAACCGTAGCAATGCTGTCTGTGGAATCCATATTTTATGCTCCTCGGGAAAAGCAAGTAGAG GCAAGAACTGCAATAAAATGCTTCTCTAGTCCGGAGGGAGACCACATTACTTTGATTAATGTGTATCGAGCATCAAATGATTTCTTAGAGAAGAGATCAATAGAAATGGGCAAAGCAAAATTTGAAAAGGCTTTCAGAAAGTGGTGTAAGGATAATTTTATTAGTAGTCGTTCTCTTAGACATGCTCGTGACATCCACAG GCAAATTAGGGTACATGCTGAACAAATGGGGCTGAATCTAGCTTCTTGTGGAGATGATATGCTTCAGTACCGCAGATGTCTTGCTGCTTCCTTTTTCCTCAATGCGGCCGTAAAGCAGCCTGAGGGCACATACAG GGCCTTGGCAAGTGGGCTGGTGGTGCAGATCCACCCATCTTCTGTATTATTCAGGCAAAAACCAGagtgtattatttttaatgaacTTGTTCAAACTAATAGCAAGTACGTTCGGAATGTAAGCAGAATTGACTACCTATGGTTAACTGAGCTGGCTCCTCAATATTATGCtgtgaaaaattaa
- the LOC107463529 gene encoding heparanase-like protein 1 — translation MGIHLALFLLLSVLRVTLSQDIAHGSLLVDGAQAKAETGDNYVCATIDWWPHDKCDYNHCPWGHSSVSNLDLTHPFLAKAIQAFKPLRIRLGGSLQDQVLYDIGLQTPCHPFQKMSGGLFGFSKGCLHMQRWDELNQFFNKTGAIVIFGLNALHGKHQIRHNVWEGAWDPQNTYDFLKYTVSKGYKIDSWELGNELSGKGIGASVGVAQYGKDLIKLKQIIDVLYENSKFKPSLVAPGGFYEKQWYDKLLQVSGSGIINVVTHHLYNLGPGSDQHLERKILDPIRLSRVEYIFRNLTETIQEHGPWSSAWVGEAGGAYNSGSPSVSNSFLNSFWYLDQLGMASTYNTKVYCRQTLIGGNYGLINVTTFTPNPDYYSALLWHRLMGKRVLAVSSDVSSPFLRTYAHCSKDREGVTLLLINLSNQTRFILNIRNPVTASVEENNTAKATQKDDDSFIARLKRAFSWVGAKGSDVTFREEYHLTPKDGYLRSQTMVLNGIPLKLTNEGDIPTLEPVKSNVHSPIYISPLSIAFIVYPNFDAPACSRHRKL, via the exons ATGGGGATCCATCTTGCattgtttcttcttttgagTGTTCTTCGCGTTACTTTAAGTCAAGATATAGCACATGGTTCACTTCTGGTTGATGGAGCTCAAGCAAAAGCCGAAACAGGTGATAACTATGTCTGTGCAACTATTGATTGGTGGCCTCATGATAAGTGTGACTACAACCATTGTCCATGGGGACATTCTTCTGTTTCAAATTTG GATTTGACTCATCCTTTCCTTGCCAAAGCTATCCAAG CTTTCAAGCCTTTGAGGATAAGACTTGGAGGTTCTTTGCAAGATCAGGTGCTGTATGATATAGGACTGCAAACTCCTTGTCATCCATTTCAAAAGATGAGTGGTGGATTGTTTGGATTTTCAAAGGGATGTTTACACATGCAAAGGTGGGATGAGCTGAATCAGTTTTTCAATAAGACAGG AGCCATTGTGATTTTTGGACTGAATGCACTCCATGGGAAGCACCAGATTAGGCATAATGTTTGGGAAGGAGCTTGGGACCCTCAGAATACTTACGATTTTCTTAAATACACTGTTTCGAAGGGATACAAGATTGATTCGTGGGAACTTG GTAATGAGTTGAGTGGTAAAGGCATTGGTGCTAGTGTCGGTGTTGCGCAGTATGgaaaagacttgataaaactcAAACAAATTATTGATGTGTTGTATGAGAACTCCAAGTTCAAACCTTCACTCGTAGCCCCGGGTGGATTTTATGAAAAGCAGTGGTATGACAAGCTTCTTCAAGTTTCAGGTTCTGGCATAATCAATGTTGTGACTCATCACTTATATAATTTGGGACCAG GTAGCGACCAGCATCTCGAAAGGAAAATTCTAGATCCTATACGCTTGAGCAGGGTAGAATATATTTTCCGCAATCTTACAGAAACCATTCAAGAACATGGCCCTTGGTCTTCTGCATGGGTAGGAGAAGCTGGCGGTGCATACAACAGCGGCAGTCCTTCTGTTTCCAACTCATTCTTGAACAGCTTTTG GTACTTGGATCAACTTGGAATGGCTTCCACCTACAACACTAAAGTTTATTGCCGGCAGACTTTAATCGGAGGGAATTATGGCCTTATCAATGTTACCACTTTCACTCCCAACCCTGACTATTACAG TGCACTTTTGTGGCATCGGCTAATGGGAAAGAGGGTTCTTGCAGTTTCAAGTGATGTTTCTTCCCCATTTTTGCGCACTTATGCTCATTGTTCAAAAGACAGA GAGGGTGTGACACTACTACTTATCAACTTAAGTAATCAGACTCGTTTCATACTCAACATTCGGAACCCTGTGACCGCAAGTGTTGAAGAGAATAACACGGCCAAAGCCACCCAGAAAGACGATGACTCATTCATTGCTCGCCTCAAGAGGGCGTTCTCCTGGGTCGGAGCGAAAGGATCAGATGTGACATTCAGAGAGGAGTACCACTTAACTCCAAAAGATGGTTACCTTCGAAGCCAAACCATGGTGCTGAATGGTATTCCATTGAAGCTAACAAACGAGGGAGATATACCAACATTGGAGCCAGTAAAAAGCAATGTGCATTCTCCAATATATATCTCTCCTTTGTCCATTGCATTTATTGTATACCCCAACTTTGATGCCCCAGCTTGTTCTAGGCACCGAAAACTTTAA
- the LOC107463512 gene encoding pre-mRNA-splicing factor ATP-dependent RNA helicase DEAH10 isoform X1 translates to MPSMAKGSHGPCSTGKFSNGKQNRQTEFSARRQKIAQQRKSLPIASVEKRLIEEVQKNDILIIVGETGSGKTTQIPQFLFGAGFCRDGKVIGITQPRRVAAITVAKRVAEECGVELGQKVGYSVRFDDTTSSSTRIKYMTDGLLLREALLDPYLSKYSVIIVDEAHERTVHTDILLALLKNVQSARSRSVADDQGINFGKKNVNVGMSLEKEYGGQSSSFLKKDNHDKYAPLKLIIMSASLDARTFSEYFGSAKSVHIQGRQFPVDIFYTLHPEEDYLDASLITIFQIHSKEGPGDILVFLTGQEEIESVEKLINDRLTQFPEGSQKLQVVPIFAALPSEQQLRVFAPAPSGFRKVILATNIAETSVTIPGVKYVIDPGFVKARSYDPGKDMESLIIVPTSKSQALQRSGRAGREGPGKCFRLYPESEFEKLEDSTKPEIKRCNLSNVILQLKALGVDDILGFDFIEKPSRTAIIKSLEQLFSLGALTDDCQLSDPVGHQMARLPLDPVYSKALILASQYNCLEEMLITVAMLSVESIFYAPREKQVEARTAIKCFSSPEGDHITLINVYRASNDFLEKRSIEMGKAKFEKAFRKWCKDNFISSRSLRHARDIHRQIRVHAEQMGLNLASCGDDMLQYRRCLAASFFLNAAVKQPEGTYRALASGLVVQIHPSSVLFRQKPECIIFNELVQTNSKYVRNVSRIDYLWLTELAPQYYAVKN, encoded by the exons ATGCCTTCCATGGCTAAGGGAAGCCATGGCCCTTGTTCTACCGGAAAATTCTCTAATGGAAAACAGAATCGTCAAACTGAGTTCTCTGCACG GAGGCAAAAGATAGCACAGCAGAGGAAGTCTCTCCCGATAGCTTCTG TTGAGAAAAGACTCATTGAAGAGGTCCAAAAGAATGATATTTTGATTATCGTTGGAGAAACAGGAAGTGGGAAAACCACAC AGATTCCACAGTTCCTGTTTGGTGCTGGATTTTGCCGTGATGGAAAAGTGATTGGGATAACTCAACCGAGACGTGTAGCTGCCATTACAGTTGCAAAACGGGTTGCTGAAGAATGTGGTGTTGAGTTGGGCCAGAAAGTTGGGTACTCTGTTAGATTTGATGATACTACTTCCAGCTCAACAAGAATTAAATATATGACAGATGGATTGCTTCTAAG GGAAGCATTGTTGGATCCATATCTTTCCAAGTATTCTGTTATAATTGTTGATGAAGCACATGAGAGAACTGTCCACACTGATATCTTGCTGGCCTTGCTAAAAAATGTACAATCTGCTCGGTCAAGATCTGTTGCTGATGATCAGGGCATTAACTTTGGAAAAAAGAATGTGAATGTTGGCATGTCACTGGAGAAAGAATACGGTGGTCAGAGCAGCAGTTTTCTTAAAAAGGATAACCACGACAAGTATGCTCCATTGAAGCTAATAATTATGTCTGCTAGTCTTGATGCTCGCACTTTCTCCGAATATTTTGGCAGTGCCAAATCTGTTCATATCCAAGGGAGACAATTTCCTGTGGATATATTTTACACATTGCATCCAGAAGAAGACTATTTAGATGCTTCCTTGATAACAATATTCCAG ATTCATTCAAAGGAGGGCCCTGGTGATATACTAGTATTTCTTACTGGTCAAGAAGAGATTGAATCAGTTGAAAAGCTTATCAATGACAGACTCACTCAGTTTCCTGAAGGGAGTCAGAAGCTTCAAGTTGTGCCTATATTTGCAGCTCTTCCATCTGAGCAGCAGTTGCGGGTCTTTGCACCAGCTCCGTCTGGGTTTCGCAAG GTGATATTGGCAACTAATATTGCTGAGACATCAGTAACAATTCCTGGAGTAAAGTATGTAATAGATCCTGGCTTTGTCAAAGCACGTTCTTATGATCCTGGAAAAGACATGGAATCTTTGATTATAGTACCTACATCCAAATCCCAGGCACTGCAAAGAAG TGGCCGTGCAGGGCGTGAAGGACCTGGAAAATGCTTTCGTCTATATCCAGAAAGTGAATTTGAGAAGCTTGAGGATTCGACAAAGCCAGAGATTAAGCGGTGCAACCTATCTAATGTGATTTTGCAGCTTAAGGCCTTGGGTGTTGATGACATATTAGGGTTTGATTTTATTGAGAAACCTTCACG GACAGCGATTATCAAATCATTGGAACAGCTATTTTCACTAGGTGCTCTAACAGATGACTGTCAGCTCTCTGATCCTGTTGGGCATCAAATGGCTCGGCTGCCGTTGGACCCTGTTTATTCCAAAGCTCTTATCTTAGCTAGTCAGTATAACTGCTTAGAGGAGATGTTGATAACCGTAGCAATGCTGTCTGTGGAATCCATATTTTATGCTCCTCGGGAAAAGCAAGTAGAG GCAAGAACTGCAATAAAATGCTTCTCTAGTCCGGAGGGAGACCACATTACTTTGATTAATGTGTATCGAGCATCAAATGATTTCTTAGAGAAGAGATCAATAGAAATGGGCAAAGCAAAATTTGAAAAGGCTTTCAGAAAGTGGTGTAAGGATAATTTTATTAGTAGTCGTTCTCTTAGACATGCTCGTGACATCCACAG GCAAATTAGGGTACATGCTGAACAAATGGGGCTGAATCTAGCTTCTTGTGGAGATGATATGCTTCAGTACCGCAGATGTCTTGCTGCTTCCTTTTTCCTCAATGCGGCCGTAAAGCAGCCTGAGGGCACATACAG GGCCTTGGCAAGTGGGCTGGTGGTGCAGATCCACCCATCTTCTGTATTATTCAGGCAAAAACCAGagtgtattatttttaatgaacTTGTTCAAACTAATAGCAAGTACGTTCGGAATGTAAGCAGAATTGACTACCTATGGTTAACTGAGCTGGCTCCTCAATATTATGCtgtgaaaaattaa
- the LOC107463587 gene encoding uncharacterized protein LOC107463587 has product MYPHQQQQQMQHFYPSSNPFLWASEPSIHPPGTDPVPNCSSYLSNSTLSVAPSYSYAAPQSTDPQNWIVKQPESVGYDAAVGSSSSMSSSLPLTYDGTWLQQIFTHETANQTKGSKSMRCEVCKIDCNSKDVYEKHIFGKKHKKNMQITANPMLANVQSQTSVCSEVKKRKLSNGGAPVDSTKVCTICNIVCNSQDVYNKHIAGKKHAAQVALMSNNGIGPYIAAFKSQGIGPWKKAPKKVKVMQPVWCDTCKVTCNSRDMYVSHLAGKKHLKNLEKQSKPEASANATKLLIGPQEKPNTDKVKSEEKPDTDKPKAKKAKDLDMEAKKLKVVEGGTAADSVRTCTACNVVCNSETVFNAHLAGHKHAAMVKKQNLESNGTTAS; this is encoded by the exons ATGTATCCAcatcagcagcagcagcagatGCAACATTTCTATCCATCTTCAAACCCATTCCTTTGGGCTTCAGAACCTTCTATTCACCCTCCTGGAACCGACCCAGTTCCCAATTGCAGCTCCTATCTTTCAAATTCAACCCTTTCCGTTGCTCCTTCTTACTCTTATGCTGCCCCACAATCAACTGATCCTCAGAATTGGATCGTTAAACAACCTGAATCCGTTGGATATGATGCT GCTGttggatcatcatcatcaatgtcTTCAAGTTTGCCTTTGACTTACGACGGCACATGGTTACAGCAAATTTTCACTCATGAGACGGCTAACCAAACCAAAGGCTCCAAATCAATGAGATGTGAAGTTTGCAAAATCGATTGTAATAGCAAAGACGTTTATGAAAAGCACATATTTGGAAAGAAACACAAGAAGAATATGCAGATAACTGCTAATCCCATGCTAGCGAATGTACAAAGTCAAACAAGTGTATGCAGCGAGGTAAAGAAACGGAAGCTTTCAAATGGTGGTGCACCCGTTGATTCTACGAAGGTTTGCACAATTTGCAACATTGTGTGCAACAGCCAGGATGTATATAACAAACATATAGCAGGAAAAAAGCATGCGGCTCAG GTTGCGTTGATGTCCAACAACGGGATTGGTCCATACATTGCTGCATTTAAGAGTCAAGGTATTGGTCCTTGGAAAAAAGCACCAAAGAAGGTCAAGGTTATGCAACCTGTATGGTGTGACACTTGCAAGGTTACTTGTAATAGCAGGGATATGTATGTTTCACACTTAGCGGGGAAGAAACATCTCAAAAACTTGGAGAAACAGTCAAAACCAGAAGCCAGTGCAAATGCCACCAAACTGTTAATTGGCCCGCAGGAAAAGCCGAATACTGATAAAGTGAAATCGGAGGAAAAGCCGGATACCGATAAACCAAAAGCAAAGAAGGCTAAGGACTTGGATATGGAGGCAAAGAAGCTCAAGGTTGTAGAAGGTGGCACTGCTGCAGATTCTGTTAGGACGTGCACTGCTTGTAATGTTGTATGCAACAGCGAGACAGTTTTCAATGCTCACCTTGCTGGCCATAAACATGCTGCTATGGTGAAGAAGCAAAATTTGGAGTCAAATGGGACAACTGCTAGCTga
- the LOC107463483 gene encoding septum-promoting GTP-binding protein 1-like isoform X1 — protein MFQLRRSVIRGSLCRRIQHRISILRRYIHRLFHHFLLCSPPSLYRRMLLPSSSSSSAVELVEPVTPPHQLLHTHDMDSDLVSLKISLLGDSHIGKTSFLMKYVGAETEKDKKQGEHHSKTLIVEGARISYSIWEIAGDEKSEDQIPLACKDSVAILIMFDLTSRCTLNSVIGWYKEARKWNRTAIPVLVGTKFDDFIQLPIDMQWTIASQARAYAKALNATLFFSSATYNINVNKVFKFITAKLFDLPWTLERNLNVGEPIIDF, from the exons atgTTCCAGCTTCGCCGGAGTGTCATCCGAGGCAGCCTCTGCCGCCGCATTCAGCACCGCATTTCCATCCTCCGGCGATACATTCATCGCCTCTTCCACCACTTCCTCCTCTGTTCCCCTCCTTCCCTCTACCGCCGCATGCTGTTaccatcctcctcctcctcctccgccGTGGAGTTGGTGGAGCCGGTAACACCACCTCATCAGCTTCTTCACACACATGACATGGACTCTGACTTGGTTTCATTGAAGATAAGCCTCTTGGGTGATTCCCATATTGGAAAAACAAGCTTCTTG ATGAAATATGTAGGTGCTGAAactgaaaaagataagaagcaaGGTGAACACCATAGCAAAACTTTAATTGTAGAAGGTGCTCGAATCTCATATTCTATCTGGGAAATAGCAG GTGATGAAAAATCAGAGGACCAAATCCCATTAGCATGCAAGGACTCTGTAGCAATTTTGATTATGTTTGATCTCACTAGTAGATGCACACTAAACAG TGTCATAGGGTGGTATAAAGAAGCCAGGAAATGGAACAGg ACAGCAATTCCAGTATTGGTAGGAACCAAGTTTGATGATTTCATTCAGCTCCCAATTGATATGCAATGGACCATAGCCAGTCAG GCAAGAGCATATGCCAAAGCCCTCAATGCAACATTGTTCTTTTCAAGTGCCACCTACAATATCAATGTCAATAAGGTCTTCAAATTCATCACTGCCAAACTTTTTGACTTACCATGGACATTGGAAAGAAATCTTAATGTTGGAGAGCCAATAATTGATTTCTAA
- the LOC107463530 gene encoding SNAP25 homologous protein SNAP33, translating to MFGSKKSPLKAAKPSSADPAYHVKSGSNPFDSDDETNGNRKYNSARKSDHHALVSHEVSTNPFDVVDTHGHGSSSSYAYSSADRNRYKNDFRDTGGLESQSVQELENYAVYKAEETTKSVKNSLKIAEEIREDATKTLVMLHQQGEQITRSHNVAVDIDQDLSRGEKLLGSLGGMFSKTWKPKKPGTVKGPVVFRDDPVRTKGSHLEQKEKLGLTSASKGQSRTQKAHSEPTNALEKVEVEHGKQDDALSDLSDLLGELKGMAIDMGSEIDIQNKALDGFETDADMLNIRMNGANQRGRHLLRK from the exons ATGTTTGGTTCAAAGAAATCTCCTCTGAAAGCTGCTAAGCCTAGCTCTGCCGACCCTGCCTATCATGTTAAATCAGGTTCCAATCCGTTTGATTCTGATGATGAGACAAATGGTAACAGGAAGTATAATTCGGCGAGGAAGTCTGATCACCATGCATTAGTTTCACATGAAGTTAGCACAAACCCCTTTGATGTTGTTGATACCCACGGGCACGGTTCATCTTCATCTTACGCCTATTCATCTGCCGATCGGAACAGATATAAGAATGATTTCCGTGACACTGGAGGTTTGGAGAGTCAATCAGTGCAAGAGTTGGAGAATTATGCTGTTTACAAGGCTGAAGAGACCACCAAGTCGGTGAAGAACTCGTTGAAGATAGCTGAGGAGATAAGAGAGGATGCGACCAAAACTTTGGTGATGCTGCATCAACAAGGCGAGCAGATTACCAGGAGTCACAATGTCGCTGTTGACATTGACCAAGATTTGAGTCGG GGAGAAAAGCTTTTGGGAAGTCTTGGTGGCATGTTCTCCAAAACTTGGAAACCAAAGAAGCCAGGCACAGTTAAAGGACCTGTCGTTTTCAGag ATGATCCAGTTAGAACGAAGGGCAGCCACTTGGAACAGAAAGAGAAGTTGGGACTGACTTCTGCTTCTAAAGGGCAGTCAAGGACACAGAAGGCACATTCTGAACCAACAAATGCACTTGAAAAAGTTGAG GTTGAACATGGAAAGCAAGACGATGCACTGTCCGATTTAAGTGATCTGTTGGGAGAACTTAAAGGCATGGCTATTGACATGGGATCTGAAATCGATAT ACAAAACAAAGCCCTGGATGGTTTTGAAACTGATGCGGATATGTTGAATATCCGCATGAATGGTGCCAATCAACGCGGGCGTCACCTACTCAGAAAATAG
- the LOC107463483 gene encoding septum-promoting GTP-binding protein 1-like isoform X2 — protein sequence MFQLRRSVIRGSLCRRIQHRISILRRYIHRLFHHFLLCSPPSLYRRMLLPSSSSSSAVELVEPVTPPHQLLHTHDMDSDLVSLKISLLGDSHIGKTSFLMKYVGAETEKDKKQGEHHSKTLIVEGARISYSIWEIAEDQIPLACKDSVAILIMFDLTSRCTLNSVIGWYKEARKWNRTAIPVLVGTKFDDFIQLPIDMQWTIASQARAYAKALNATLFFSSATYNINVNKVFKFITAKLFDLPWTLERNLNVGEPIIDF from the exons atgTTCCAGCTTCGCCGGAGTGTCATCCGAGGCAGCCTCTGCCGCCGCATTCAGCACCGCATTTCCATCCTCCGGCGATACATTCATCGCCTCTTCCACCACTTCCTCCTCTGTTCCCCTCCTTCCCTCTACCGCCGCATGCTGTTaccatcctcctcctcctcctccgccGTGGAGTTGGTGGAGCCGGTAACACCACCTCATCAGCTTCTTCACACACATGACATGGACTCTGACTTGGTTTCATTGAAGATAAGCCTCTTGGGTGATTCCCATATTGGAAAAACAAGCTTCTTG ATGAAATATGTAGGTGCTGAAactgaaaaagataagaagcaaGGTGAACACCATAGCAAAACTTTAATTGTAGAAGGTGCTCGAATCTCATATTCTATCTGGGAAATAGCAG AGGACCAAATCCCATTAGCATGCAAGGACTCTGTAGCAATTTTGATTATGTTTGATCTCACTAGTAGATGCACACTAAACAG TGTCATAGGGTGGTATAAAGAAGCCAGGAAATGGAACAGg ACAGCAATTCCAGTATTGGTAGGAACCAAGTTTGATGATTTCATTCAGCTCCCAATTGATATGCAATGGACCATAGCCAGTCAG GCAAGAGCATATGCCAAAGCCCTCAATGCAACATTGTTCTTTTCAAGTGCCACCTACAATATCAATGTCAATAAGGTCTTCAAATTCATCACTGCCAAACTTTTTGACTTACCATGGACATTGGAAAGAAATCTTAATGTTGGAGAGCCAATAATTGATTTCTAA
- the LOC107463632 gene encoding uncharacterized protein LOC107463632 has translation MSEPRPVPRRESPWGITGEGHREPKAHRCNDRVEDVVQACFEGNPFKTVPGPFKLFWKCMRSKPSEEPTEPFTYLDLEPPKREEKPVKVE, from the exons atgagcgAACCGAGGCCAGTGCCAAGGAGAGAGAGTCCATGGGGAATCACCGGAGAGGGTCATCGTGAACCCAAAGCTCACCGATGTAACGACCGTGTTGAAGATGTCGTTCAG GCTTGTTTCGAGGGAAACCCATTTAAGACAGTTCCAGGGCCTTTCAAGCTCTTCTGGAAATGCATGCGTTCTAAACCTAG TGAGGAACCAACAGAGCCATTTACCTATCTGGATTTGGAACCTccaaagagagaggagaaaccTGTAAAAGTTGAGTAA